From Salvelinus namaycush isolate Seneca chromosome 9, SaNama_1.0, whole genome shotgun sequence:
aaggggcagtagccTGTACAATTTAAATTACAACATTATTTATTCTGCATTTATTCTATTGCTATTTATTCTGTTAGCAATCAAATGTGCATGTTAATAGTATCTTCAGATTGCATTGAATTAAAATGAGACATAATTGTAACCTATTAGCTACAGTCCGATAACCCATTCTGATTGAATGGcttgtcctgcactttgtaaaaatccAGAGTGCAGGTAGGAAAAAGATCTtggttcctttctaaacatatcaatgtgaatgcaaagaggactCGGTCCACAAACTAGGTGAAGTGAACTGGCAAAAGagttgagtcctcattcaaaggcagtgtgaatacaaagagaatagttatttcagttttattttttttaccccagTTCACTTTAAAGAGGATTGAGATCAGTTCTTTTAAAGAGGACTATATGTGAAACCACCTtaaataatcccccccccccaaataagaAAGTAATGCCTTTCGTGAAGTAACACTCGCAGTTGACCcccccttactagctctgactttgctgaaagctactttattgaggaaaaatgtacttactatgacatgtagttgtcccacctagctatctctGTATTGGAGTGACTGCTAAATGtctaaaatgtacttactatgacatgtggttgtcccacctagctatctctGTATCGGAGTGACTGCTAAATGTCTAAAATGTACAAATGTAACATATTGAATTCCAGTTTCTGCGTTCATACAGTAGACATTTCTTACTAAAGATGGAAGCTTCATTCTGGGCCTGGAGAGCGCCACTGATCTTTCTGGGCTTACTGACATGATTCTATGTTTTGACTGAAAACATTTTACTGTACCTTTGCCATCTACCTCTCCTGGACGTGGATCCCGGGTTGTATCTGTAAGGACACATTCAGTGAGCATCAATTCAACATCCATCCTATTCTGTGATCATATGATACAGAATGATATCAATAGCCTCAACCTGTCAATGCTATGCAAGACAACCCTAACTGTATATGGTTTCTTTAGTGTTCATTGGTCTTCCTCATGGTCCAGTCGCACCAGCGGGGATAGATACTGCTGCCCTACTGCTGGAAACTACATCTGGTGATACAAAACGTACGTGACACGCTGAAGCCGAAGACTCCCTTGTAGTCCTTCAGCAGTTTCTTCAGCAGCGTGCTCTTCCCTGCCCCCGAGGGGCCGCTCAGAACAACCGGCCTGGGTCCTGACATAACActgcaggagagggagaggagggtgcaGTGAAAAACATTAAACCTGTGAAAAGCTATACGTTACATTGAATAGtgaaaacttgttctcaattgAACTAACTAGTTTTCTATTGAAAATGTGTGGCTGTGATATGCAAAATAACAAATTGCTTCTTACGAATTGCATCTTTCTTTTTTGGTCGACTGAACCTTCGTTATTTCCTGTTGAGACAAGTACAAGAATATCAAGTTTAGTTACAAAGCCATCACAAATGACTCAACACTTACTACCGACCACAGGAGATTGTTGGCACCTTAATTGTGGAcaacgggctcgtggtaacggctggagcggaatatttggaatgatatcaaatacatGATTTCCATAcgtttgataccattcaattaactccattccagccgttattatgagccgtcttcccctcagcagcctccactgctaccGACTGACTGACAATTATACTTTGTCCCCATACTACATGCAGACAACCATCCTGTTCAGACTCACCTCAATAAGAACACTTTGCAACTTCTCATATGCCCCCTCTAAATCATCATTGACTATAAGCGCGTCAAACATTCCTGGCTCGTTGCCTGAAATAGGAGAGTGATAAAATAATTATGAAAGCTCTTCTCAAATCATTGTTAAAGGCATAGCACGGATAATTCATTGTTCCATCCATATTCTTCAAGCATTTGTAGTATGGCCATGTCTACATGGGACAGTAAGGGGGACCTACTGAGCTCCATGTCAACTCGCGCTGCCTCCAGACGCTTCTGCAGACTCTCCTCTGTCTCAGTATTTCTGTCCCTCAGACGCTTTTCCTGTAAACATCAATGGTCACCAAATGCATTACAATTTGTACATTTCAAGAGTCTCATATCACGAGCTCAAGGATGACCAGCCCGGTCttatagactagacgtaacatagtcaACGGAAATCCAGGACACTGAAATTAGTATgctatgttacatttggtatggttacataagacctATGGTTACCTACGTCAAAAACAAAAGTATGTTGATTGATCGCGGTGGATAGGTGGGTGTATAACGTGACTGTCTATCGATCCAAAGGTTGCGAGTGTTAATCTCATCATTGACATCTTTATCATTTTagtaacttttcaactacttaatactttttagctacttagcatgttagctaacccttcccctaacactAACTTCAAACCTTTTAGCTAGCCCTTCACCTAATAagcttaaccctttaacctaactcctaaacttaaccctaacccctagcctagctaacattagtcagCTACCCACCTATTTAGAATTCGTAGCATATCATACATTTCGCAAAATCATGACATATTGTGAATTTTtctaattcataacatattgtatgttatgaaaattcataacatataatacaaattgtaattcgtaacatatatgaAATTGGTGATGGACATCAACAAactaatacataccatacaaaacataacatatcatactaaattgagtgtctcggatttactaaatgctctgagaccaggttgggttGACATGTCTAAGGATTATTATCATATAGAGAAAATAATAGGGGTCCAAACTCAAAACGTTAAGAAACACCAAAATACAGTAAAACTCTCTGCGTTGTATGATTGTTGACTAGTTACAGAGTTTACAGACGCAGGGCCACAATAGTCTGTATTCCATTGTGACATATATCAGCACCTCAATAAGAGTATATCAAATGAGTTCGTAAATGTTTTCTAATGGACCATGCGGACTATGGCAGCTCTGAACTCTGAATTGGACCTTACCAGGATCTCAATAGAGGGGGGCTGGATAGAAACATAGATGGGGTCCAGATCAGTCTCCTTGATGTTCCTCACTCCCTGGATCTCCACATCTAAGATGCAGATGAGGCCCGTGGCCCTGACGTCATCTACAGAAGACTTGCTGTGTAGAAAATAGACAACATAAATGATGCTCATTAATTGTTTCAGGATCCCATTGAACAGCACAAAAACACACCTTTCCACCGAGATATGTACAATAGGCTTTTAATAGGGGATGGGGAGTGACATTAGACCAGTGACTGTTCCTCACATGCTACAGAATAGCTAGGGTAAGAGGATAGTAACATTTATCGTAACACCAAAAGCTAATATCAGGGTTCAGTGGTTGTGACACTGCAGGTGCTGAGTTCTGTGTGCTATCAAGTGCTATCctgatatgtacagtgcattcagaaagtattcagaccccttgaattcttccgcattttgttgcgttacatgcttattctaaaatgtattaaatagttgttgtttttcactcaccaatctacacacaataccccataatgacgaagcaaaaacaggtttatattcatttttaaaaaattattcagaccctttactcagtaatttgttgaagcacctttggcagagacttaagtcttcttgggtatgatgcaataacatctgctaaacatgtgtatgtggccaataaaattttattttatttttaagcttggcatacctgtactttgagagtttctcccattcctctctacagatcctctcaagctctgtcaggttggatgtggagcgtcgctacaggtctctccaaagatgctcgattgggttcaagtatggggtctagctgggccactcaaggacattctgagacttgtcccgaagccactcctgcgttgtcttaactgtgtgcttagggtcattgtcctgttggaaggtgaaccttcgccccagtctgaggtcctgagcgctctggagcaggttttcatcaacaaACTCTCTGTACTTCAtctttgttcatctttccctcaatcctgactagtctcccagtccctgccactgaaaaacaaccccacagcatgatgctgccaccaccatgcttcctcatagggatggtgccaggtttcctccagatgtgacacttgctattcaggccaaagtgttcaatattggtttcatcagaccagagaatcttgcttcgcatggtttgagagtctttaggtaccttttggcaaactccaattgGGCTgacattttactgaggagtggcttccgtctggccactctaccataaaggcctgattggtggagtgctgcagagatggttgtccttctggaaggttctctcatctccacagaggtactCTGGAACACTGTCATAgtaaccatcaggttcttggtcagctccctgaccaaggcccttctcccccgattgctcaattcggctgggcggccagctctaggaagagtcttggtagttcaaaacttcttccatttaagaatgatggaggccattgtgttcttgaagaccttcaatgctgcagaaatgtttggtacccttccccagatctatgcctcgacacaatcctttctctggGCGCTACAGCCATTTCCTTTGATCTCATGGCTTGGctgttgctctgacatgtactgtcaactgtgggaccttatatagacaggtgtgtgcctttccaaatcatgtccaatcaatttaatttacctcaggtggactccaatcaagttgtagaaacatctcaaggaggatcagtggaaacagaatggacttgagctcaattttgaatctcatagcaaagggtcttaatacttatttAAAAAAGgtgttttaatttatttatttattttttgcaacaaaaaaacctgttttcactttgtcattacgaaatattgtgtgtagattaatgagtgtcacgccctgaccatagagagcccttggggttctctatggtgcTATAGGTTAGAGTGTGACTAGGGGGGTTATCTAgtattgtatttctatgttggtggtttgtatggttcccaattagaggcagctggtaatcgttacctctaattggggatcatatttaggtaaccctttttcccacctgcgtttgtgggatattgttttgtgtaagTGCATGTTGCACCACTGATGTTTCGttgttggtttattgttttttttgggAAGTTTCACtgcaaataaagatgtggaactcaacacacactgcgccttggtccgtccatTTTCACGACCGTGACAGAAAATCCCACCTatacaggaccaagcagcgtgcctgGGAGATAAAGGAGAGTTGGACCTGGGAGGAAAAACTAGGAGGATGCGAGACCCTTCCTTGGAGGGAGTCGCCAGGGAAAATAgaaggacagcgacgacgccggTGACcgcggccacagaaaccccaagattTTTTGGGGGTGGCACAAGGGGCTGTCGGTCGAGCAGAGGAGAGAACCAGAGACAGTTGGTGAGATGATGGAGCTGTTGGAGGAGGGAGATCGGTGGGAGATGTTGGTTAGGTGTATTCTGAACGGCACTcaccctgaagagcgtgtcatcagtccggtgccacctgtgccggctctacgcacaaggcctccagtgcgcctccccagcccggtacctcctGTGAcgtctccccgcactcgccctgaagagcgtgtcatcagtctgGTGGCACCTGTGCCGGCTTCACGCAGcaggcctccagtgtgcctccccagcccggtacgtcctgtgccggctcctcGCACTAGTCCACCAGTGAGTGTGTACAgaccggagtctccagcgacggtctacagcccggaacctccagcgacggttcacggtccagagcttccagcgacggttcacggtccagagcttccagcgacggttcacggtccggagcttccagcgacggttcacggtccggagcttccagcgacggttcacggtccggagcttccagcgacggttcacggtccggagcttccagcgacggttcacggtccggagcttccagcgacggttcacggtccggagcttccagcgacggtcaacggtccggagcttccagcgacggtcaacggtccggagcttccagcgacggtcaacggtccggagcctccagcgacggtccacgtCCCGGAGCTTTCTGTGCCGGTGCCATGGATGGAGCCTTCATCTGCGCCgttgcccagtccaggcacggcgtccaggcacggcgtccagtcctgctccatggcctgagccttcctctgcgccagtgcccagtccaggcacggtgtccagtcccgctccatggctgGAGCCTTcttctgcgccgatgcccagtccagacaCGGCTTTCAGCCCGGCTTCAGGATCAGATCCACAGTCTGAAGGGGGGCTATGTCCCGCACTGGAGCCGCCACCGACGCTAGTTGGCCACCCTCCCCATccaggttcaggttttgcggtcggagtccgcacctttggggggggggtactgtcacgccctgaccatagagggCCCTTTGGGTTCTCTATGGTGCTATATAGGTTAGAGTGTGACTAGGGGGGTTATCTAgtattgtatttctatgttggtggtttgtctggttcccaattagaggcagctggtaatcgttacctctaattgggaatcatatttaggtagccctttttcccacctgcgtttgtgggttattgtttttgttgagtTGCCTTTGTGCGCCACATATGTTtgttattctttgttgttttttttgcaagTTTCACCgttaataaatatgtggaactctattcacgctgcgccttggtccgctcatttcgaCGACCGTGAcaatgaggaacattttttatttaatccattttagagtaaggctgtaacataacaaaatgtgaaaaaagggaAAGGTCTAAACACTTTCTGAATGCAGTGTATAATGGGGGATAAAGCTCATTCTGTCCCCGGCCTGTCTCTTTGCTAATCCAGGTATTAATGGACCAGCACTTAAAGATATCTTTACAAAGCCATGACAGGAGAATACCCTACTGGATTCTAGTCACCAGTGGAGCAAATACTCTGCTTGTTCATTTTGATGTATCATTATCACCGGTAGGGCAACATAAAACCAAATCAACTTGCATACTGTTCCAAAACTCCACTAATGTTCCCAAAACTatcaggttttccagaaatccaggTTAGAGAGTTCTTGTATTTCCTggttattccctcctgattccaggaatcctCCATCTGGGATTTCTAGAAAGCTTGAGAATTTTGGGAAAGTCACCAGAAATGTGCAACCCTACATGTAACTGTAAGATATTTTGGTGTCAACAGAATGTTATCAAAATGTACTCTACCTTGTTCCATACAGGTTGCCGGAAAACTCAGCATTCTCAATGTATTTCCCATCATCAATATCCTCCTGCATAGCCTCCCTGTTTGAGAAGTGGTAATCTTCAAATGGACAGCAGAGGAGAATGATCAATTCATTGTCAATCAGGCTTGAAAGCAGATTTGAAGTTACAAAACCAGCTTGATTCAAATCCAGGAGAGCGTCACTGATATCCTTCTTGGTTTACTGACATGATCTGTGTGCAAGGATTGACGCTGgtagacgagaagcaggtacagggagtgaacatttcaTTTAGCAacagacatggaacaggacaAAACGGCATCTAGACATGAACACATaacgacattaatgctgacacagggaacaaaccGGGGAGCAGACAGAAATAGGGAaggcaatcaacaaagtgaaggagtccaggtgagtccagtgAGTGCTAATGCgggtaatgatggtgacaggtgtgcgtaatgaagggaaGCCTGGCAGCCCTCGAgcaccagagagggagagcgggagcaggcgtgacactgTGTTTATGAGTCAGAGAATGTTACTGTACCTTTGCCATCTACCTCTCCTGGACGTGGGCCCCGTGTTGTATCTGTAAGGACACATTCAGTGAGTATCAACCTCCATCATCAACctccatcatcaacatccatcaGCAACATCCATCAGCaacatccatcatcaacatccatcagcaacatccatcatcaacatccatcatcaacctccatcatcaacatccatcagcaacatccatcatcaacctccatcatcaacatccatcatcaacCTCCATCATCAACctccatcatcaacatccatcagcaacatccatcatcaacctccatcatcaacatccatcagcaacatccatcatcaacatccatcatcaacctccatcatcaacatccatcagcaacatccatcatcaacctccatcatcaacatccatcaGCAACATCCATCAGCAACATCCATCATCAACCTCCATCATCAACctccatcatcaacatccatcaGCAACATCCATCAGCaacatccatcatcaacatccatcatcaacCTCCATCATACACATCCATCAGCAACATCCATCATCAACctccatcatcaacatccatcatcaacCTCCATCATCAACCTCCATCATCAACctccatcatcaacatccatcagcaacctccatcatcaacatccatcatcaacatccatcagcaacatccatcatcaacatccatcatcaacctccatcatcaacatccatcatcaacatccatcatcaacCTCCATAATCAACACCATTcatcaacatccatcatcaacatccatcaGCAACATCCATCATTaacatccatcatcaacatccatcatcCACATCCATCATTaacatccatcatcaacatccatcatcaacatccataatcaacatccatcatcaacatccatcatcaacCTCCATCATCAACCTCCATCTTCAACATCCATAatcaacatccatcatcaacatccatcatcaacatccatcatcaacatccatcatcaacCTCCATCATCAACCTCCATCATTaacatccatcatcaacatccatcatcaacatccatcatcaacctccatcatcaacatccatcagcaacatccatcatcaacatccatcaGCAACATCCATCAGCAACATCCATCATCAACctccatcatcaacatccatcaGCAACATCCATCAGCaacatccatcatcaacatccatcatcaacCTCCATCATACACATCCATCAGCAACATCCATCATCAACctccatcatcaacatccatcatcaacCTCCATCATCAACCTCCATCATCAACctccatcatcaacatccatcagcaacatccatcatcaacctccatcatcaacatccatcagcaacatccatcatcaacatccatcatcaacctccatcatcaacatccatcatcaacatccatcatcaacCTCCATAATCAACACCATTcatcaacatccatcatcaacatccatcaGCAACATCCATCAttaacatcatcatcaacatccatcatcCACATCCATCATTaacatccatcatcaacatccataATCAACATCCATCAGCAACATCCATCATCAACCTCCATCATCAACCTCCATCATCAACctccatcatcaacatccatcatcaacatccataatcaacatccatcagcaacatccatcatcaacctccatcatcaacatccatcattaacatccatcatcaacatccatcatcaacCTCCATCATCAACctccatcatcaacatccatcatcaacatccatcatcaacatccataatcaacatccatcatcaacatccatcatcaacctccatcatcaacatccatcattaacatccatcatcaacatccatcatcaacCTCCATCATCAACCTCCATCATCAACCTCCATCAGCAACATCCATCAGCaacatccatcatcaacatccatcaGCAACATCCATCATTaacatccatcatcaacatccatcatcCACATCCATCATTAACATCCATAATCAACATCCATCATCCacatccatcatcaacatccatcatcaacatccataatcaacatccatcatcaacatccatcattaacatccataatcaacatccatcatccacatccatcatcaacatccatcatcaacatccatcatTAACATCCATCATCAAGatccatcatcaacatccataATCAACATCCATCATTAACATCCATCAGCAACATCCATCATTaacatccatcatcaacatccatcatcaacatccatcatTGACATCCATCATTAACATCCATCATTAACATCCATCAGCAACATCCATCATTaacatccatcatcaacatccatcatTAACATCCATCATCCACATCCATCATTAACATCCATAATCAACATCCATCATCCACATCCATCATTAACATCCATCATCAACATtcatcatcaacatccatcatcaacatccatcatcaacatccatcatTAACATCCATCATTAACATCCATCAACAACATCCATCATCGACATCCATCATTGACATCTatcatcaacatccatcatcaacTCCTGGTCATAAGGAAGGCTATCAACAACCTCAACGATGTGCATTCAAAGACATGCCAGCCGACCCTAAAGGTATGCCGTTTCTGTAGTGTTCAGTGGTCTACATTGCAGCCAACAAGAAGAGGAATGGAGATAGAGGACATCCCTGTCTCGTACCAGTCAGCACAACCATAACTAGTTATAATTGTGCTTGGATATGGATTGGATACAGAGCTATCCCACATCAAAATCCTTTGACAAACTTGGCCTAGAGTTTGATAAGGCTGAGAGTACCGATAGATAGGGCTTAATGCTGTCCCACTTCCTCCCAGACAGGATATTGGGGTAGGAGCCAGAAACACAAACGTACGTGACACGCTGAAGCCGAAgactccatcataatccctcagTAGCATCTTCATAAGAGTGCTCTTCCCTGCTCCTGAGGGGCCGCTCAGAACAACCGGCCTGGGTCCTGACATAACactggaggagagggacagaggaagtACAATGAAATATGTAGTGAAAAACCTTTCATACTGTCACATAGTGTTCATTTAGCTATACATTTGCTACACATTTTTAGGTCATTTGGGCATTAAATTAAAACATGCTAACTTTTGGACAAACATGCTAAAGTTAGCATTTGTGCCAGCAGCCAGGTAAACAGAAAAAAATACattactctctctctttgtatAAAGACTATTTATATGGTAACCAATAtgccattttgtaatttgggtgaacaaTGCCTTTATACAGTTTTTTAGGTATGTATGTAAACAAATCTATCCACTACTGATTTCTAAGAAAGCTTTGTACTAGATACTTATACGTAAACAGTGCCGTTTTAGTTTTGACCTCTACATGGACCTTGTGCTTTTGTCTTAGTGGATTACCTAGGAGATCTGTATTGGCTGCACCAGTCCACTCATTAACTCCGATGCCTTGACGTCAAAGTGTTAGTCTAACTCCCATCGAAGTCTGAAGACTGGTGCGTGTAGCCTTTCACTTTCAGTAGCCTACTGCTGTCTAGCCTGACACCACCACAACAGTTACAGATATACCAAACAAAAGGGAATCAAGCACTA
This genomic window contains:
- the LOC120053815 gene encoding guanylate kinase-like, with the protein product MSGPRPVVLSGPSGAGKSTLMKMLLRDYDGVFGFSVSHTTRGPRPGEVDGKDYHFSNREAMQEDIDDGKYIENAEFSGNLYGTSKSSVDDVRATGLICILDVEIQGVRNIKETDLDPIYVSIQPPSIEILEKRLRDRNTETEESLQKRLEAARVDMELSNEPGMFDALIVNDDLEGAYEKLQSVLIEVSLNRMVVCM